The Sulfitobacter donghicola DSW-25 = KCTC 12864 = JCM 14565 genome has a segment encoding these proteins:
- the urtA gene encoding urea ABC transporter substrate-binding protein: MIKFTKTLTSAAALTIAGTAAMAADCTVKVGVLHSLSGTMAISETTLKDTMLMLVEQQNAKGGVLGCDLEAVVVDPASDWPLFAEKARELLTTHEVDVIFGNWTSVSRKSVLPVIEELNGLLFYPVQYEGEESSKNVFYTGAAPNQQAIPAVDYFLEELGVEKFALLGTDYVYPRTTNNILEQYLQDNGIAKDDIFVNYTPFGHSDWATIVADVVALGEDGKSVGVISTINGDANIGFYKELAAAGISADDIPVVAFSVGEEELSGLDTTNLEGHLAAWNYFQSAESDANAEFIDAWKAYAGADRVTNDPMEAHYIGFNMWVNAVEAAGSTDVDAVRSAMYGQEFPNLTGGTAVMLPNHHLAKPVLIGEIQADGQFDIISKTAEVPGDAWTDFLPASAVLKSDWKDLECGMYNTETNSCVQIKSNY; encoded by the coding sequence ATGATCAAATTCACCAAAACCCTGACCAGCGCAGCTGCGCTCACCATTGCAGGCACCGCAGCTATGGCAGCGGATTGCACCGTCAAAGTGGGCGTTCTGCATTCGCTTTCTGGCACCATGGCGATTTCTGAGACCACATTGAAAGACACGATGCTGATGCTGGTTGAACAGCAAAACGCCAAAGGCGGCGTTCTGGGCTGTGACCTAGAGGCGGTTGTTGTTGACCCTGCTTCGGACTGGCCACTGTTCGCCGAAAAAGCGCGTGAGCTGCTGACAACACACGAAGTCGATGTGATCTTTGGCAACTGGACATCTGTTTCGCGTAAATCCGTTCTGCCTGTGATCGAAGAGCTGAACGGCTTGCTGTTCTACCCTGTTCAGTATGAAGGCGAAGAGTCCTCCAAAAACGTATTTTACACAGGCGCCGCGCCAAACCAGCAGGCGATCCCAGCGGTTGACTATTTCCTCGAAGAATTGGGCGTAGAAAAGTTTGCGCTGCTCGGCACTGACTATGTTTACCCACGTACCACCAACAACATCCTCGAGCAGTATCTGCAGGATAACGGCATCGCAAAAGACGATATCTTTGTGAATTACACGCCGTTTGGCCATTCCGACTGGGCAACGATTGTTGCGGATGTTGTGGCCTTGGGTGAAGACGGTAAATCCGTTGGCGTTATCTCGACAATTAACGGCGATGCGAACATCGGCTTTTACAAAGAGCTGGCAGCGGCGGGCATCTCGGCAGACGATATTCCGGTTGTTGCCTTCTCGGTTGGCGAAGAAGAGCTGTCTGGTCTGGACACAACAAACCTCGAAGGTCACTTGGCCGCTTGGAACTACTTCCAATCCGCAGAATCCGATGCGAATGCTGAATTTATCGATGCATGGAAAGCCTATGCAGGCGCAGATCGTGTGACCAATGACCCAATGGAAGCGCATTACATCGGTTTCAACATGTGGGTGAACGCGGTTGAAGCAGCAGGGTCCACAGATGTGGATGCGGTGCGCAGCGCGATGTATGGTCAGGAGTTTCCAAACCTGACAGGCGGTACTGCGGTAATGTTGCCAAACCACCACCTCGCGAAACCGGTTCTGATTGGTGAAATTCAGGCCGATGGCCAGTTCGACATCATCTCGAAAACTGCCGAAGTTCCAGGTGATGCATGG